The genomic interval ATGCCGAGGCAAATCGTTGCTGAAGCAGAAATATATAGGGCTCAATAAACTCCAGTTCAGATCGAAGCTCAACCACTTCTTTTTCGTGATTATTGAGTACATAGCGGTAAACCTTTGAAAATTCCTCAATGAAGCGGTTGGCATCCGGGTTATCCTTCATCACCATATTGGACAACACATTGAGGCTATTGAAAAGAAAATGCGGGTTGATCTGGCTTTTCACCAGTTGGATCTCGGCCTGGCTTCGGGCCTTTCTCAATTCTTCCGACTCGGCCCATTGTTTCTTATACGCCTTAAAAAATAAGAAGATCGCATGAAGCAGGTGAAAAAAGAGATTGATCAGGCCGGCATAGATCAGGTTTAATTTCAGCGGATTGGCATTTTGCGCCCAGGTATAACCGTGAATCACATTTCCCACCAGGTACACAACGAGGAAGGTTGCAATGCTGGAAAGAAAAAGACCTGTCCCAAACAGGGAGCTAAGAAATACCCAACGATTCGCGTGTACCGGAAATTTTTTCCTCACCAGAGGTTCTGCCAATCGATTGAGTTCCCAGGAAAAAAAAGTAATCGCTCCAATGGTCAGGAAGGCATAGTACCACTCGATATCGATTTGAAAATAGTGATACACATCGCACAAAACCGTATTCAGGAATGTGTACGAGGCCAGTAGCAATATGAACAGATATCGGTGTTTATGCTGGAACATGTTAGTTTCGAATTAAGTCAGTCCCGCCAATGGCGGGACTGACTGGTTTTCCACAGGGGTATATAATGGACCGCCCAATTATGACGGGATCAGAACACGGTCGATCAGGTGTACAACACCGTTGCGACATAC from Chitinophagales bacterium carries:
- a CDS encoding histidine kinase, translating into MFQHKHRYLFILLLASYTFLNTVLCDVYHYFQIDIEWYYAFLTIGAITFFSWELNRLAEPLVRKKFPVHANRWVFLSSLFGTGLFLSSIATFLVVYLVGNVIHGYTWAQNANPLKLNLIYAGLINLFFHLLHAIFLFFKAYKKQWAESEELRKARSQAEIQLVKSQINPHFLFNSLNVLSNMVMKDNPDANRFIEEFSKVYRYVLNNHEKEVVELRSELEFIEPYIFLLQQRFASALEVEINIPEKYNSYYVVPVALQMLIENAVKHNIVSRNKPLRIELHANGKQTLVVRNNLQPRQEPASSNQIGLQNIIKRYELIGQNDVIVRRTEEYFEVELPLLNLN